The sequence gaagaCAAATAGCAGAAACTCATGAACTTGAGTAGATGCCATCCTTGGATAGGAGGACAACTGTTGATATACAAATATAATCATGAGGAAAATCTCCCACCACTTTTGAGTATAGCAGTTTCTGGGAGATTAATCTGGAGACCTCAGAATTCACAATCCAAGTTAACACATATATTGAAACTTGGCCTGCAATATCTGCTGGCTGTGTTTCCTATGTCCTGGCTAATGTTTCAGCTCACTCAATGTTCAGGAATGATCCCACATTGAGGATTATTTTCCAGTTGTACCATTTGCCCTTTTTTTTTTAGTTGCAGTGTTTTCTttatttgtttcagcccctactgTCACCAGGTGCCAACCAATTCAAAAGGAGCCTGGAAATTTAAATGCAGGAGTCCTCCTGTGCATCATTTGGGATCTATGTTGAAAAGTGTTACATGGAATAGTCTGTCTATCAGACAGCTTCTGAAGCCACTTCACAAAATATATTATTATTTGTATTATGAATTCCCTTTGTTTAAGTTTTCTATTGGCTGTGTTTAGATTAAAGTGTACCCGGTCTGTACTGTTGTGAGATTGTCCTTATTCACTGGTACCAGGGCAAACTGCCCCATTGTTTCTGGCAGCCCTTCACATCCTATGCTGCTGATTTTTGGCTACCGGCTGTGGAGGTATTGGATGGGTCAGAGGGCATCCCCGTGGGTCTACAAGCAGTCTGGCCATGATGGCTATTGATAGGTCCAGGTTagccccaggctattcagcccatcaacccgATTCTCCTCTCCAGCCATGCCTACGACTGGATGCCCTTGGAGAGAGGTATACCAGTAGTCTTGAGGCTTCCCCTAACTGGCAGTCACTGGAGGATTAGaagtgatgaataaataaaaagaacaGTCCTATAAATTACTTTTAACTAACCTTCTATAACAAACAAATAAATCTAAAACCAAGAACTGCAGACAttgaaaatttgaaacaaaacagaaattgattcAAGCTAACTGTAGATTTGAAAAACTTCCTGTAATTTCTCCATTTCTGTTATAACAAACCTCTAGTATAggagggacttgaacccagactttCTGTCCCACAGGTAGAACACTATCACTGGAATTCCCAACCGAGCAGTacaacaaagggtctgtttccatgctgtacatctctatgactctaatacatTATTTTGAATCAAGCAGTTTGGACAGGGTGATGCCACACTTCTGGACAGGTGGCATTTGAACCCAGATTTCCTggtccagagatagggacacaacCACTGTACCATGAAAAAATGCTTCACACAACTGGGACTTTATTTTGCCCAATCAATTCTATACATATTTGAAGGTTATTCACCAGTACCATTTTCCCTAATCAAACTGTTATAACACAGCTCTAAgtaggtaggatttgaacctgggccccatacctcagtaACTAGGAACACCAGCACATGAACCCTTTTCTCCACCAGTACAATGGCTTGAGAATGTTTATTAGACTTTGTTCATTATTCTTTGTGGCACTTTTTCAAGGGCTGAATTGTGGTTTCAATGTTTTTGTTTGAAGATTAACCATCTCAGTTGATCAGCAAGTGTTTGAACCAGACTATCTAATTAACTGATAATGACTGCAATTTGTTAATTTATTCTTTTCAGCTGCCCCTAGGGTAGGCTGACCAACTAATATAAATGCTGCTCTTGCTAGGAATAGTATTCTTCCACTTTATGTAACAAAAGTGGTTGTACTTTTTTCTGAGTTACTACTGCCATGGGTAAAGAGAAAACCCACATTAATATTGTGGTCATTGGCCATGTGGACTCTGGTAAATCTACTACCACTGGTCACTTGATCTACAAGTGTGGTGGCATTGACAAGAGAACTATTGAGAAGTTTGAAAAAGAAGCTGCAGAGGTATTTTTATTTTACTTGTGATGGATTTGGATTTTAATTGTTTCTTCTTTTATGGTAAAATTGTAATAAATACTAACTTTATCTAGTTTCATATTTTAGCAGTTGCATTCCTACTTTTAATATCTTTCAGTCAGATTTCTTGTCTACAAGAAACTGGAATTCTGTAAATGTTTGCTTCATAATAATAGTTTCAAAAGTATGGCTTGCTATCTCATTGGGTAATGAGGTAATCATTGCTAATACAAGCAATACTACATGGAAGCCTAATAATACTTTCACTGTGAATTATGCTCTTTAACTGGCATTTTAAACTGCTAGTTGATTACCCAACAGAATAATCAGTTTCTATGACTTTTTGATTTGGGCAActgctataggaaaaatgttgCTTAAACTTGAAAGTGTAGAAAAGGcttgcaaggatgttgctggggttggagacTTGAAGCCTGTGTAGAGAGGccgaggctgttttccctggagtttgaggctgaggggtaacctttataagcttatgaagtcatgagggatgtggatagggtgaatagccaaagtcttgaCCTCcaagtgggggagtccaaaactagagggcatgggggTTAAGGTGAGGAAAGATTTTAAGAGGGCTTTAAGGAACAGCCTCTTCTTGCAGCAGATGCTGTGTATGGAAAAAGTTGCTGGAGGAAttagtggatgctggtacaattgcaccattttaaaaggcatatggatgggcatgtgaataggaaggattttgtgacATGGGACTATATTAAGATATCTGGTTAGTATGGATGAATTAgatggatctgtttccatgctgtctgatgTTTTGACTTGGTTTTTCACAACTCCAATTTACCATCTTTCTCCTGCTGAGGTGAATGTGTTGGAAGGGTCAagaggaagtttacaagaatcttcccagggatgaagggcttttcatgaacttgaaaggttcagaaaagattaacaaggatgttgccagggttggaggacctgCGCTACAGGGGGAGgcttgaacaggctggggctgttttccctggagtgtcggagactgaggggtgaccttttatagaggcttacaaaattgaggggcatgatagaataaatagacaagtctttttccctggggtcggggagtccagaactataggccataggtttagggtgagggggggggggaaggtatgagacctaaggggcaactttttctgtgtggcatatgtatggaatgagctgccagaggatgtagtggaggcttgtacaattacaacacttgaggcatttggatgggtatatgagtaggaaaggttaggagggatataggccgggtgctggcaggtgggactagattgggttgggatatctggccgggttggaccgaagggtctgtttccatgctgtacatctgactctgacTCCATCTGTACTCCATGGAGTTCAGTAGgatgagggtggtgggggagcatATCTGTAATCTAGGTTTCAATGAGACCTGGAAAGAGGTAGATGTGGAAAAGACATTCCtgctagtaggagagactaagatCTGAGGACCCTACTTCCATGAAGGGGGTGACCATTTTAGACAGATAAGGAATTTTgtcagggtggtgaatctgtggtcctcactgctgcagagggctgtggaagtgAAGTCATGGTGTGTTTAAGATTGGGATTTTTCCTTTGGGAGAAGGCAGGGGAATGTGGTTGATAAACAGACCAGCCTTGATTGAATGATGGGGcagccttgatgggctgaatggcctaatttggcTCCTAATACCTTGTAGTGTATTATCTCCATACTTTCTCATTAAACTGCTCTTTGGAAACTTCAGTTGTCAATCTCCACCAAATGTGCCCCTAAGTCGCAAATTGACTTGTAGTAACTATTTCAAAAAATTACTCCACCAATAAAGAGAATTTGACTTTGGCTGGTTATAAACAATCCATGATTCTGGTGTCTGTCTTGCACATACAGATGACTTTTCTCCTCTTCCCATAGAAGTAATGGATGTGTGGTGTTAAAATCCAAATTGAAATTACACCTTTATCAATGCAGCTCCTCTTCAAAGAAGTTGGCATTTTTTGTATTCTATACAAGAAAGGCATGGTATACTGTCAAAAAATGGGTTTGATTTGTAAGTGGCTGTTGACAGCATCCATTTATTAAATCCCTCATTAAATTGAGATTTAAACAAGTATTTTAATTAAATATGCAAATACTGTCCCAATCAACTGGATCTGCTTCCAAGTGCTCTACACTTATCCTCTTCAGTGATGTTTATCCATTGTGTAAAGGACTTGAGGTAAACTAGTTGGGGTTATCTGTGCGTACCAAAGAAATTGACTTCAAGCTGGATGCAACAACTGTCAGATTTTTTGGGCCCACTATGAACTTTAATAACAAATGAGGCTGATATAGAAGGATTAATTGCTTAGTCTTTAATCTTGCAGATGGGTAAAGGCTCCTTCAAGTATGCCTGGGTGCTGGATAAACTGAAGGCTGAGAGGGAGCGTGGTATTACTATTGATATTTCACtatggaaatttgaaacaacCAAATATTACATAACTATCATTGATGCACCTGGACACAGGGATTTCATAAAGAACATGATCACTGGGACCTCTCAGGTATGTGTATAAAAACAGTACCTTAACATAGTTCAGTGTGAGGGCCAAATGTTTAATGAGATTTGCACTCCTCTCCTTTTTTGGAAAGGAAGTATATGGAGGGCTTGAAAAGAAGCTATTATGGGACTGTTTAGGGACATAGTAATTCTGAAATGGCATAACTTTGGCACCTTGAGGCAACTGTTGTAAAACCTTCTGAACATATCATTCTTCCACTGTACTAAAGAACTGTACCAACTTACAAAGGCACTCTACACTCTGGATCACTGATCTGGGGTAGTATTTGAAACTTCCTCCCTTCATTTGAGTCTCCAGCCACATCCTTTCCTAATATTCTACTCATCAGAAACCAGTAAAATTGGAATTATTTTCATTACAATGTGGTGTTCTGTACTTTCCCCTTCCTGCAATGACATTTTAACTTGGCTATGTCATTGAAGCAATACTGTACTTCAGGGTTGTAACCCTCCTTTTATGATAAGGTATGCAATCTGTTTCTGTCTATTGATGACAGCCCTAACCCAATCTACAAACTGAATTTGTTTGCAGGCTGACTGTGCAGTGTTGATTGTGGCTGCAGGTGTAGGTGAATTTGAGGCTGGCATTTCAAAGAATGGACAGACTAGGGAACATGCACTCTTGGCTTTCACCTTGGGTGTGAAGCAGCTAATTGTTGGGGTCAACAAGATGGATTCCACAGAGCCTAACTTCAGCAGCAAGAGGTACGAAGAAATTGTGAAAGAAGTGAGTGCATACATCAAGAAGATTGGCTACAATCCTGCTGGGGTGGCTTTTGTACCAATTTCAGGATGGCATGGGGATAACATGCTGGAACCCAGCAAAAAAGTAAGTTAACATTTTTGTCAAGATCTGTGTCTGGTATTGCAGCTGCAGGACAGCTATTTGGTCCAAGATTGCTAATTACTGAGATTGACATCACTCACTTTATTCTGCTACAGAATGTTTTTAAAAGCAGTGTAAATACTTCATTGCTGAGAAATGAAGTAATTTTTGAATAGGAAAAACTTCCTGTGTCACCAAATTCCCTATACACCAGGCTTTACGTGAGCCTTGCTGTGACTATCTCTAGATATGAACAGTGTACCATAGTAAGTTATCTTGACTATTTGAACAATCCTTCTAGACAAAAGTCCTGTAATTAGATCTAAAGCTGGTTCTACAATTCTCTCAATCCTAGATCAGCAGCAACTTTTGTCTTTTGGATGATTTTGCAAAGCAGGGAGTGGACAATAAAGCCACTTCccatcagaggggatgaatctgTTACAATGTGGCTTCATCAGATTTGTACTTGACTGCAAACAGATCCAGGGCTAACCTTGTATTTGGTCAGCTTGATCCCTTCTACTTTTGATCATCTTTGTTATGTAGATTTTTGTTTTAACAATTTTGAACCTGATTTGAAGATGTCTGTTGCAGTTCTAATCTCTAGCAGAATTTGTACTTTAAATTGCATTCCACTAAGAGCACTTTTGAAATAGTCTACATAATTAAAATGTGTTCTAATTTGGGTCTTCCAACTCTCTTCCTGTAATTTTGTGCATCTTGTATCATCTTTCAGATGCCCTGGTTCAAAGGCTGGAAAATGGACCGTAAAGAAGGCAATGCTGCTGGTACAACCCTATTGGAAGCTCTAGATGCTATCCTTCCCCCAACCCGTCCAACAAACAAGCCTCTTCGTCTCCCCCTACAAGATGtctacaaaattggaggtgaattTCAATTCTATTGTGAACATTTACATTGCAAATGCACTTCAAAAGTTAAATTCTAACATTTTTGTATGCAATCAGGGATTGGTACTGTGCCAGTAGGCAGAGTCGAGACAGGAATCTTGAAGGCTGGCATGGTGGTGACTTTTGCTCCTGTTAACCTCTCCACTGAAGTGAAATCTGTGGAGATGCACCATGAGGCTTTAGTAGAAGCTGTGCCTGGGGACAACGTTGGGTTCAATGTCAAGAATGTGTCAATAAAAGATATTCGACGAGGCAATGTGGCTGGAGATAGCAAGAATGATCCTCCTTTGGAATCAGGAAGTTTCACAGCCCAGGTGAGCAAGAAGTACATCACTGGCCTTAATTTACCATGTTGGTAGTTGACCATAACTTGCAGTGCTGCTTGGGAGCTGTAGTACATCAGCCTGTCAAGTCTGCTACATCCTCAGGTGCTGATCAGCTTGCTGTTCCTATTTTGTATGATCTTAGTGAGAGTGAGGTAGATTCTTTTGATTAAAGACCCAAATCTGTGTGCTTGGTGAAATGTTATGGCCATTGACTGTGTGGTTCTGGTAAACTTGCCTTGACTGTGTAGTTAGATTTTTAGTTTGGCAGATGTCACAAGGTGACAACTCTAATGGCTTCCTGGAATCACAATT comes from Chiloscyllium punctatum isolate Juve2018m chromosome 12, sChiPun1.3, whole genome shotgun sequence and encodes:
- the LOC140483662 gene encoding elongation factor 1-alpha, somatic form-like isoform X2, with amino-acid sequence MGKEKTHINIVVIGHVDSGKSTTTGHLIYKCGGIDKRTIEKFEKEAAEMGKGSFKYAWVLDKLKAERERGITIDISLWKFETTKYYITIIDAPGHRDFIKNMITGTSQADCAVLIVAAGVGEFEAGISKNGQTREHALLAFTLGVKQLIVGVNKMDSTEPNFSSKRYEEIVKEVSAYIKKIGYNPAGVAFVPISGWHGDNMLEPSKKMPWFKGWKMDRKEGNAAGTTLLEALDAILPPTRPTNKPLRLPLQDVYKIGGIGTVPVGRVETGILKAGMVVTFAPVNLSTEVKSVEMHHEALVEAVPGDNVGFNVKNVSIKDIRRGNVAGDSKNDPPLESGSFTAQVIILNHPGQINAGYSPVLDCHTAHIACKFSELKQKIDRRSGKKLEDNPKSLKSGDAGIIVMIPGKPMCVETFSEYPPLGRFAVRDMRQTVAVGVIKAVDKKSAGPSKVTKSAAKAMKK
- the LOC140483662 gene encoding elongation factor 1-alpha, somatic form-like isoform X1, which gives rise to MGKGSFKYAWVLDKLKAERERGITIDISLWKFETTKYYITIIDAPGHRDFIKNMITGTSQADCAVLIVAAGVGEFEAGISKNGQTREHALLAFTLGVKQLIVGVNKMDSTEPNFSSKRYEEIVKEVSAYIKKIGYNPAGVAFVPISGWHGDNMLEPSKKMPWFKGWKMDRKEGNAAGTTLLEALDAILPPTRPTNKPLRLPLQDVYKIGGIGTVPVGRVETGILKAGMVVTFAPVNLSTEVKSVEMHHEALVEAVPGDNVGFNVKNVSIKDIRRGNVAGDSKNDPPLESGSFTAQVIILNHPGQINAGYSPVLDCHTAHIACKFSELKQKIDRRSGKKLEDNPKSLKSGDAGIIVMIPGKPMCVETFSEYPPLGRFAVRDMRQTVAVGVIKAVDKKSAGPSKVTKSAAKAMKK